A window of the Miscanthus floridulus cultivar M001 chromosome 14, ASM1932011v1, whole genome shotgun sequence genome harbors these coding sequences:
- the LOC136504328 gene encoding calmodulin-binding protein 60 B-like isoform X1, with amino-acid sequence MEREESERERERGLVPQPPAKRMKLAPVVPTAGGGGGQVASPRWRRLRQTLLVVLFLVRARTTVTASISQIGRMLQRYVDCTFHKYHGMISSKLESFQEQIEGLRHEVTQLSRLCSNHHTDQQTRLEANQEHIAANGSNTNTRLCFLNGLEPPVYTDENLTSQNHAAIKLAMFQGDKVVESGALSEAKIEILVLRGDFSNKCRDNWTEDEFDKHILQGRDGHDLVLGTVWLTNGMAELSQIRFREGSSRKNVIMAARVCKNKKTCGRVQEAIMKPVKVLDRRNKPNEKRHPPRLDDDLYRLEEIARDGAYHRRLQEVQIYKVGGFLKALNEDSNKLRVILKMENQQNAWSKLTEHARECVLEDRQELKRYHSKEGNVVLFFNCVHELVGAAFPSEYVACQRFNTAQKALVNKWRLHAYEKLKDISPDFVMKGNFPEPVSSRTDVAAAPSALAVGASQVFSTNQLAYQGTGAAEYLAHNEHVMGQISPVANCGPTIPNNGPNTHYYQGTGTAENLPQGEHGTPYQIADCGPIVADPDYLNTRYCQGQGIPLHSQQQVISPWPQNPQGMMDFACPIELAGMNFDLYQDSGASASAQAQLMFGPRNPTQPESTSPAAAQPWMPSMAEQDQGPSCSGFPGSGHPNDFQ; translated from the exons atggagagggaggagagtgagagggagagggagagggggctGGTTCCGCAGCCGCCGGCGAAGCGCATGAAGCTGGCACCGGTGGTGCcgaccgccggcggcggcggtggccaggTGGCGTCaccgaggtggcggaggctgcGTCAGACCTTGCTCGTGGTGCTCTTCCTGGTGCGAGC GAGGACCACGGTGACGGCCAGCATCTCCCAAATCGGTCGCATG CTTCAGAGATATGTCGACTGCACCTTTCACAAGTATCATGGGATGATTTCCAG CAAGCTGGAGAGTTTTCAGGAGCAGATCGAGGGTCTCCGCCATGAAGTG ACACAATTGTCACGCCTGTGTTCCAATCACCACACTGATCAACAGACAAG ACTAGAGGCAAATCAGGAGCATATTGCTGCTAATGGATCAAACACAAACACGCGACTGTGTTTCCTGAATGGTTTGGAGCCACCTGTTTACACGGATGAGAACTTAACATCTCAGAACCATGCAGCTATCAAacttgccatgtttcaaggtgaCAAGGTGGTAGAATCTGGTGCGCTTTCGGAAGCAAAAATTGAGATCTTGGTTCTCCGTGGAGATTTCTCCAACAAATGCCGGGACAATTGGACTGAAGATGAGTTTGATAAGCATATACTGCAAGGTCGGGACGGGCACGATCTTGTCCTGGGGACTGTATGGTTAACCAATGGAATGGCTGAACTTAGCCAGATCCGTTTCAGGGAAGGGTCATCCAGGAAAAACGTCATCATGGCAGCAAGAGTTTGCAAGAACAAAAAGACTTGTGGTCGGGTTCAGGAAGCCATCATGAAGCCTGTGAAAGTTCTCGACCGCAGAAACAAAC CAAATGAGAAGAGGCACCCTCCAAGACTAGATGATGACCTATACCGCTTAGAGGAGATTGCCAGGGATGGAGCTTACCACAGGAGGCTTCAGGAGGTGCAAATCTATAAAGTGGGGGGCTTCTTGAAGGCTTTGAATGAGGACTCCAACAAGCTTCGTGTG ATCCTCAAGATGGAAAATCAGCAAAATGCTTGGTCAAAACTGACTGAGCATGCTAGGGAGTGTGTTCTTGAAGATCGGCAAGAACTCAAACGGTACCACAGTAAAGAGGGCAACGTTGTGCTTTTCTTTAATTGCGTGCATGAGCTTGTCGGAGCAGCATTCCCAAGTGAGTATGTTGCATGCCAAAGATTTAACACAGCTCAGAAG GCTTTAGTGAACAAATGGAGATTGCATGCATATGAAAAACTGAAGGACATTTCACCTGATTTTGTAATGAAAGGCAATTTTCCTGAGCCGGTCTCTTCAAGAACAGATGTTGCTGCTGCACCTTCTGCTCTAGCAGTGGGTGCATCACAAGTTTTCTCTACTAATCAGCTTGCATATCAAG GAACTGGAGCAGCTGAATATTTGGCCCACAATGAACATGTAATGGGACAAATTTCCCCAGTGGCAAACTGTGGTCCCACCATTCCTAATAATGGTCCAAACACACACTATTACCAAG GAACTGGAACAGCTGAAAATTTGCCCCAGGGCGAGCATGGAACACCTTACCAAATTGCAGACTGTGGTCCCATTGTTGCCGATCCTGATTATCTAAACACACGTTATTGCCAAG GCCAAGGAATTCCACTGCATAGTCAGCAGCAAGTAATTTCACCTTGGCCTCAAAACCCCCAAGGCATGATGGACTTTGCTTGCCCAATTGAG TTGGCGGGCATGAACTTTGACCTGTATCAGGACTCAGGTGCATCAGCCTCTGCTCAAGCTCAACTTATGTTTGGGCCACGTAACCCAACTCAACCTGAATCAACCAGCCCTGCTGCTGCACAGCCATGGATGCCATCAATGGCTGAGCAAGATCAGGGACCCAGCTGCTCTGGATTTCCAGGATCAGGTCACCCCAACGACTTCCAGTAA
- the LOC136504328 gene encoding protein SAR DEFICIENT 1-like isoform X2 yields the protein MEREESERERERGLVPQPPAKRMKLAPVVPTAGGGGGQVASPRWRRLRQTLLVVLFLVRARTTVTASISQIGRMLQRYVDCTFHKYHGMISSKLESFQEQIEGLRHEVTQLSRLCSNHHTDQQTRLEANQEHIAANGSNTNTRLCFLNGLEPPVYTDENLTSQNHAAIKLAMFQGDKVVESGALSEAKIEILVLRGDFSNKCRDNWTEDEFDKHILQGRDGHDLVLGTVWLTNGMAELSQIRFREGSSRKNVIMAARVCKNKKTCGRVQEAIMKPVKVLDRRNKPNEKRHPPRLDDDLYRLEEIARDGAYHRRLQEVQIYKVGGFLKALNEDSNKLRVILKMENQQNAWSKLTEHARECVLEDRQELKRYHSKEGNVVLFFNCVHELVGAAFPSEYVACQRFNTAQKALVNKWRLHAYEKLKDISPDFVMKGNFPEPVSSRTDVAAAPSALAVGASQVFSTNQLAYQGTGAAEYLAHNEHVMGQISPVANCGPTIPNNGPNTHYYQGTGTAENLPQGEHGTPYQIADCGPIVADPDYLNTRYCQAILMK from the exons atggagagggaggagagtgagagggagagggagagggggctGGTTCCGCAGCCGCCGGCGAAGCGCATGAAGCTGGCACCGGTGGTGCcgaccgccggcggcggcggtggccaggTGGCGTCaccgaggtggcggaggctgcGTCAGACCTTGCTCGTGGTGCTCTTCCTGGTGCGAGC GAGGACCACGGTGACGGCCAGCATCTCCCAAATCGGTCGCATG CTTCAGAGATATGTCGACTGCACCTTTCACAAGTATCATGGGATGATTTCCAG CAAGCTGGAGAGTTTTCAGGAGCAGATCGAGGGTCTCCGCCATGAAGTG ACACAATTGTCACGCCTGTGTTCCAATCACCACACTGATCAACAGACAAG ACTAGAGGCAAATCAGGAGCATATTGCTGCTAATGGATCAAACACAAACACGCGACTGTGTTTCCTGAATGGTTTGGAGCCACCTGTTTACACGGATGAGAACTTAACATCTCAGAACCATGCAGCTATCAAacttgccatgtttcaaggtgaCAAGGTGGTAGAATCTGGTGCGCTTTCGGAAGCAAAAATTGAGATCTTGGTTCTCCGTGGAGATTTCTCCAACAAATGCCGGGACAATTGGACTGAAGATGAGTTTGATAAGCATATACTGCAAGGTCGGGACGGGCACGATCTTGTCCTGGGGACTGTATGGTTAACCAATGGAATGGCTGAACTTAGCCAGATCCGTTTCAGGGAAGGGTCATCCAGGAAAAACGTCATCATGGCAGCAAGAGTTTGCAAGAACAAAAAGACTTGTGGTCGGGTTCAGGAAGCCATCATGAAGCCTGTGAAAGTTCTCGACCGCAGAAACAAAC CAAATGAGAAGAGGCACCCTCCAAGACTAGATGATGACCTATACCGCTTAGAGGAGATTGCCAGGGATGGAGCTTACCACAGGAGGCTTCAGGAGGTGCAAATCTATAAAGTGGGGGGCTTCTTGAAGGCTTTGAATGAGGACTCCAACAAGCTTCGTGTG ATCCTCAAGATGGAAAATCAGCAAAATGCTTGGTCAAAACTGACTGAGCATGCTAGGGAGTGTGTTCTTGAAGATCGGCAAGAACTCAAACGGTACCACAGTAAAGAGGGCAACGTTGTGCTTTTCTTTAATTGCGTGCATGAGCTTGTCGGAGCAGCATTCCCAAGTGAGTATGTTGCATGCCAAAGATTTAACACAGCTCAGAAG GCTTTAGTGAACAAATGGAGATTGCATGCATATGAAAAACTGAAGGACATTTCACCTGATTTTGTAATGAAAGGCAATTTTCCTGAGCCGGTCTCTTCAAGAACAGATGTTGCTGCTGCACCTTCTGCTCTAGCAGTGGGTGCATCACAAGTTTTCTCTACTAATCAGCTTGCATATCAAG GAACTGGAGCAGCTGAATATTTGGCCCACAATGAACATGTAATGGGACAAATTTCCCCAGTGGCAAACTGTGGTCCCACCATTCCTAATAATGGTCCAAACACACACTATTACCAAG GAACTGGAACAGCTGAAAATTTGCCCCAGGGCGAGCATGGAACACCTTACCAAATTGCAGACTGTGGTCCCATTGTTGCCGATCCTGATTATCTAAACACACGTTATTGCCAAG CTATCCTGATGAAATGA
- the LOC136505112 gene encoding protein DEHYDRATION-INDUCED 19 homolog 2-like codes for MDMEVYERLTAAETRHHRGTPFDALIGLDEVEGSDEEEEEEEEERAAGAGLGDELPCPFCGEELDAVGLWCHMDDEHHAEANAGVCPICTDKVDKNLFDHISSKHRGFLKDKWRNQKGSSGARYSTLALLKRDLHERINGSSRAAPVSTVPDPLLSSFVGNFYGVDLPKDAKKESLAETEVGSDNLEQKAAESVDEPLLPEVKEERTRRSQFVQGLVLSLMFDDIL; via the exons ATGGACATGGAAGTGTACGAGCGCCTCACCGCCGCCGAAACCAGGCACCACCGCGGCACTCCTTTCG ATGCGCTGATCGGGCTCGACGAGGTGGAGGggagtgatgaggaggaggaagaggaggaggaggagcgggcgGCCGGTGCCGGGCTCGGGGATGAGCTGCCCTGCCCGTTCTGCGGCGAGGAGCTGGACGCGGTGGGGCTGTGGTGCCACATGGATGACGAGCACCACGCGGAGGCCAATGCCGGG GTGTGCCCAATTTGCACAGATAAGGTTGATAAGAACTTGTTTGACCACATCAGCTCAAAGCATCGAGGTTTCTTGAAG GATAAGTGGAGAAATCAGAAAGGTTCATCTGGGGCACGTTATTCAACACTTGCCTTATTGAAGAGAGATTTACATGAGAGGATAAATGGATCGTCTCGTGCTGCCCCAGTCAGCACAGTGCCTGATCCTCTGCTGTCCTCTTTTGTTGGTAACTTTTATGGAGTAGATTTGCCAAAGGATGCTAAGAAAGAGTCCTTGGCTGAGACAGAAGTGGGAAGTGATAACTTAGAGCAGAAAGCAGCAGAGAG TGTTGATGAGCCTTTGCTCCCTGAGGTCAAGGAGGAGAGAACCAGGAGGAGCCAATTCGTGCAGGGGCTTGTCTTGTCCCTGATGTTTGACGACATCTTATGA